Part of the Salvelinus fontinalis isolate EN_2023a chromosome 1, ASM2944872v1, whole genome shotgun sequence genome is shown below.
ctgtccatggtcctgaatcGATGGTTATGGTGTGTGCTGTTTAATGAGCGCATCTTGGCCTACCAGTCTTCGTGGGGCTTCTCTTCAACACTGTGTGCTTTCTTGCGGCAAAATGAACATGTTTGCGTATATGGCTGCATTTCAGATAGGCCTACATTTTTGTACATTTTGTATGTCGCAGTAGTACAGGACCATTACTCTGTCTAGCCTACTCAAAGAAGTAGGCCAACGTTCACTCAGTCGTCATTCATTTTCATTACACAGTCAttgtgtgataggctactgtaaaaGTGATGTCAATACTATGAAAACAACACACAGCCTACTTTTTCTAAACCTCCCTGCTCTCttgctttagtgtgtgtgtgtgtgtgttgctttctGAATGTGAATGGGCATTTACTGTTATTCACAGCATATTCAAATAGGCTACTGTCATGTAGGAAATGACAAATTGGCTATGAATATAGAATatgctgtaacgtcctgaccagagttcttatgtgttgtgcttgttttagtgttggtcaggacgtgagctgggtgggcattctatgttgtgtgtctagtttgtttgtttctgtgttcagcctaatatggttctcaatcagaggcagctgtcaatcgttgtccctgattgagaatcgtatataggtggcttgttttgtgttggggatttgtgggtggttgttttctgtgtcagtgtttgtgccacacgggactgtgacggttagtacgttttgttgttttgtattttgtctagttttcatgttattaaatcatggaaacttaccacgctgtacattggtcctccgatccttctcgcctctcctcatctgaggaggaggaagagctagactgcggTTACATATGCACTCAGTTTAATTTAGTTTGCTTTTCTGAAACTCTCCCACGGAAAATATTGCACACCTGGAGAAGTGGCGGCTTGGCTTACTGTATGTTACGCTCATTGCGTAGTGTCACAAATTCGACAGAAATGTAGCATACAGTTGTAATGATTCAAGTTGAAGCTATGAAGCCTGTAAGAATCTTTGATAGCCTAGTGGTGCTTATTCTGTCGAGCGGATCTGTAGGAGCAAATTATGCGAAGGCCTAtggcagctacggctgcattttagACACACTTTTATGTCGTAGCGGGGGCGCATATCTTTCTTGTATTTATATAACGCAATTATATAAAACAACAGTTCTAAAAAAAACAACAGTTGTTGATGTGTACGGTTACATTTCAGATACAGTTTTGTACATTTAAACAGCAGTAGGTGTcatgtatactccctctccggcctctaggtcatcaggctgctgattatcccgcacacctgtcaccatggtctcgcgcacctgcgcctcatgacactcacctggactccatcatctccttgattatcttccctatacctgtcactccccttggttctttcctcaggtgttattgacttaATGTTGGTGCGTAGCTTGTGTTACGTGTTTATTGTTTCATTTACTTattaaacactcactccctgaacttgcttcccgactctcagcgcactcgttacagtAGGACCAATCTGCCTTGTTATATTAGGGCTCTAAAGAGATACTAGTTGTGCCGCCCAAGGATTTAAAATACCTCCTCAGACATATCCTGAAGCCGGGCCTGGATACAGTACTTATAAGATTGCAATTTGCCCTCATTTTAGTGTCCTTTTTAACAGAAACATTTATGACCGGGATTCAATCTTATTGCGCATTGACGGCAATAGCACCTTTTAAAGACAATGTTCCCACGTTCACAGAGACCGCATTCACAATAAAAGATGCATACCTCTGCTCAATCGAAAATGACCTATAAATGTAAAGTGCGCTGTAACGTGGATCTACTGCTGATTGGATTTGAACCCGGCCTTGGTTCATTTAATAACTAAAGGTATTCCCCACATTTTAAATGGGTGTCGCACAGATACCATGGAATTAAGATTTCTTGGTTAAGTTATATGTAACCACATAAATACTTTTAATTTGAAACTACAATCAGTTCTTTCTTTTCATTTTAGTAATAGGTGAATATCTAATCTTCAGCTACAATGTATAGCAGAGCGGTTAGTATTCCCTCTTCTGGGAAatatttccactagatgttggaacattgctgcagggacttgcttccatttagccacaagagcattagtgaggtcgggcgattaggcctggctcgcagccggaattccaattcatcccaaaggttttcgatggggttgaggttagggcactgtgcaggccagtcaagttcttccacaccaatctcgacaaaccattcttttatggacctcgctttgttcaccggggcattgtcatgctgaaacaggaaagggccttccccaaactgttgccacaaagttgaaagcacagaatcgcctagaatgttattgtatactGTAGATTTTCCTTCACTTGAACTAAGGGGCCAagaccgaaccatgaaaaacaaccccagaccattattcctccttcaccaaactttacagttggcactatgcatccaggcaggtagctttctcctggcatctgccaaacccagattcgtcagttggactgccaaatggtgaagtgtgatttcatcactccagagaaagggtttccactgctccagagtccaatggcggagagctttacaccactccagccaatgcatgatgatcttaggcttgtgtgtggctactcggccatggaaacccatttcatgaagctcccgacgaatagttcttgtgctgatgttgcttccagaggcagtttggaattctctagtaagtgttgcaactgaggacagacgatttttacgtgctgCGCGCTTCAGCACacagcggtcccattctgtgagcttgtgtggcctaacacttcacagctgagccattgttgctcctagagatttccacttcacaataacagcacttacagttgaccggggcagctctctAGCAGGGCACAAACTTGATTAACTGACTTGATGGAAAgggggcatcctatgatggtgctacattgaaagtcactgagctcttcagtaaggccattctactgccaatgtttgtctatggagattgcatggttgtgtgctcgattttatatacctgtcagcaacaggtgtggctgaaagagACAAATTGACtaagttgaaggggtgtccacatacttttgtatatatagcatCGCTCAAGGATAAAACAGAACATTCCTTTGTGAAATAAAGGTACCATAGGGCCCACACAAGCCGGGTGTACACTACTAGAAACATTAATTTTGTTATCAAGGAATTGTCAGTCTAATCACTGGCAAGCCCATGGATGCCTTGGGGTTCACAGTCATCGACATAGCCTGAGGCAGATGTTGTTAGAGAGTTTAGGATGCCCTCTAATGGATTATAGTGGTAATCCTTGTCTAATGTGAATGGGAAAAAATACACTtgtttcacatactgtatgtcccaCACAGCTGAATGAGGTTGACATATATGTAATATGGTAATGAATCATTGTTTATGACTACATGTAGGGTACTAGGGACTCACCATGGTGCAGAGCTGGGTAGAAGAGGCAGACTGAACCCAGAGGACCGAGCACCATCATAGTGAGCCTTGCCGGTATAGCCAGGGATGGTGGGGCGGCTGGGACAAAAATATTGTACATTTGTACATTATTCATAAATTGCATATAGTCCACTGTACAATGGAAAATAttgatgtacactaccgttcaaaagtttggggtcacttagaaatgtccttgtttttgaaagaaaagcatattgttttgtccattcaaataaaataaaatagatcagaaatacagtgtagacattgtttatgttgtaaatgactaaacggcagattttttatggaatatctacataggcgtacagaggcccattatcagcaaccatcactcctgcgttccaacggcacgttgtgctagctaatccaagtgtatcattttaaaaggctaattgatcattagaaaacccttttgcaattatgttagcacagctgcaaACTGTTactctgattaaagaagcaataaagccggccttcttcagactagttgagtatctggagcatcagcatttatgggctcgaaaggttgctggattgaatcgccgagctgacaatgtaaaaatctgttgttctgctcctgagcaaggcagttaacccctgGATGCCAAAGAATtagatgtcgattatggcagcccgccgcacctctctgattcagaggggttgggttaaatgcagaagacacatttcagttgaatgcattcagttgaatgcattcagtacaactgactaggtatccccctttcccttataTTGGGCAGTGTGGTATAATGATCAGCGGAGGTACATCATGAAGATACATACTGTGCCGTGGGAGTGTATGGGGGCAAAGTGGTCCGCTGCATAGTCAAGGGGTAGAAGTCATATCCTGTCTTATCTATGTTGTCCATGTTCATGGACCCCACCACACCACTCCAATAACATAAAGAGGACACACAAAAAAGCAAGTCCAGTCACACTCAGAGACACATTTTCACTCTTCCTTAGAGGCACTGCTCTAGCCTACACATGGAACCTACAAACAAACAAATTGATGTGGAATAAAGATAACAAAAATCGAAAAATACAAAAtgttggcaagagcacaaacagaggCTAGAACTTCTTACCCATACAATGGAATTTGACAGGTGTTTGGGCAGGGACTGGTGCTGTGAAATAAAACGAAACAATCTTAGAACAAAGAAACAGGCTTATTTTTCCAACAAGACAATCTAGCAAAATTAGTTCTTGTTATTACATCATGAAATAAGGCCAGACCAAAACACTCACAATGTTATAGGTTTCCGCACTTCATTCCTAGCACGAAGCTGGTGCCTGTTCCAATGGGCTCCAATCGCCTTAGAGAAGAGTTAGAGGCAGCACTATTTATGCATTATTTGTTCGTTTAGGGTATCCCATTAAAACCAAATCCTCTCATTTCAACTGGGATGGACAGTATTTAAATGAACTTCAGTGTTGTGTGTATTTTCCAGACACATGCACTCACCTGCCACAGCTCTGGTTTGCTGTGGTAACACTTCTGGGTGAAATGTTGATTCACAGGGTCCGCCATTTTCTCAAGGGTGGTTGCTGGGGGCTTCATGCGCCGCGGTAATTTTACGTCCCAACCGACGTCCTCATAGCCCCTACAAGTTAATATATTACAAAGCAGGGTGACACACTTAGGCCTGCACTATTTGTGATTTATTAAAAAAGCGTACACAAATTAGAATATAACTGGATGCTATTGTTGCAATGTCTTGATCATGCACAAGGTCAAAGAAACCATATGATACATATCAGAATTGAACACAGTGACTATATTATGCTGCGCAATGTGTTTGAGAGAAAATACGAAGGTCCTGGTTGGCGCCTGACCTCTGAGCCACTGAAGTGTAGATGTAACGTTGTGCTGCCTTCTCTATCCACTGACTGGAGCCAGAGGGGCTGATATCCTTCGAAAtcaaacacatacacattcaaCAAGATTTCACTTCACCGTTGAAAATATAACATTACGTAAACGTATAGGGTTATACCAGGTTCTCTCTTTCAGGGAAAAAACTGAAGGATTTCACGGTACATGGCATTTTGGGAGGCCCTGGTTTCACCTTCGAATGACTTGTCCAACCTGTTGACGACATACCAAGCTAGTAAAGTGCGGGAATCTGCAGGCCTATTTGGCATAGTAGGCTACAATGAAATGTTGGATTTATATACATAGTCTttataacaaaaataaataaattcgcCTAAAGAATTGGGTCGGTTTATGTGTATTATGCTGTTAGCCTTATAAATGTACTTCACATTTGACTTTATAATTAGGCCTAGGTTAGTTTAAATGTTTACCTCCAAGACTGGCCCGAAGAGCTGCGTCTGACATTGACCTTGAGTTCCATGCCTTGTTTTCTGACAGGTCGCATGTCCCTGCTGATGGCCTGATTGAAGGAGTCTGGGGCCTTTCTCTGGAACCGGGGGCGACCCATAATCCAGATGGAATATAAGGGATATCTATAAATTGAGGTCTTCCTTTAGTTGCCAAATCCACCTCAGCCCCCGCACTTAGATGCCCAGAGCACGGATCAATCAACAAGACCTCATCTCGTAAAGGCGCCAAGGGCGCGTTGTCCGCAGGTGGATGGGCCAGTAGGTTGAATTTCGAGAATGCACTCCTCTGTTGTTCTAGTAAACTGTTAAAGTAATATCTTCCCTCCGGACCTCTCTCGCGGGGCAAGTTCATTTGCCTAACTCGGTTTACATTTGATTGCAGAAGTCTGACCCGGTGCAAATTCGTAGAGGATGGCTCAGATGGAACGCACACTCCAGCCATCGTTTAATCGGACACCGAGTGACAGaccaaaaaaaataataattaaacccACGATTGCTTGAGTCACAGAGCCTTTGTTGGATAACTATGACGAAGTCAAGGCAGGCATGACTTTCTGAGTATCTTGTTGCCTGGAGACTGCTATGTTGGCTGCTGGGTCAAATTACTGATTTGGAAAGAGGATCACCCTTTCAAGGATTTAAGCAAATCAATGATTTaatcagagagagaaaacaagaatAAGATTACATGTATTTAGATTGTAATATCGTTTAGCTATAAAACACTTTATgtgcatttgtggtggtggtttGA
Proteins encoded:
- the LOC129853353 gene encoding spermatogenesis-associated protein 48 gives rise to the protein MAGVCVPSEPSSTNLHRVRLLQSNVNRVRQMNLPRERGPEGRYYFNSLLEQQRSAFSKFNLLAHPPADNAPLAPLRDEVLLIDPCSGHLSAGAEVDLATKGRPQFIDIPYIPSGLWVAPGSRERPQTPSIRPSAGTCDLSENKAWNSRSMSDAALRASLGGWTSHSKVKPGPPKMPCTVKSFSFFPERENLDISPSGSSQWIEKAAQRYIYTSVAQRGYEDVGWDVKLPRRMKPPATTLEKMADPVNQHFTQKCYHSKPELWQAIGAHWNRHQLRARNEVRKPITFTSPCPNTCQIPLYGGVVGSMNMDNIDKTGYDFYPLTMQRTTLPPYTPTAHRPTIPGYTGKAHYDGARSSGFSLPLLPSSAPWTNQGLWNPPAYARTAPLSRMVTTVPPQNPFLHSKRPVFPI